From a region of the Pontixanthobacter gangjinensis genome:
- a CDS encoding DNA topoisomerase IB, with protein MPTEKLIYVDDSLPGITRKGAGKGWAYFDPKGMLIKDRNEKKRLNAVALPPAYRDAWYCPAHNGHILATGYDDKARKQYRYHPDFRMMKEGEKFDRCGAFGKLLPLVRKRVEQDLSQEGIRRDRVIASIVRLLDLGFVRIGNEGYAKRNKNFGATTLKQRHAEVDGDAIHLTYRGKSGKDRDITVNDEALSELVEELQDLPGQDLFQFVDEFGTRHPISSSDVNAYLRETMGENFTAKSFRTWHASVLAYAMLASTDEDLAIKDMLAEVSDRLGNTPAVVRSSYIHPAVIELVGRQREWRSDLDLPRKTKHQSRHERGLIALLEEAPSAEELLAT; from the coding sequence ATGCCAACCGAAAAGCTAATCTATGTCGATGATAGTTTGCCCGGAATTACGCGTAAGGGCGCGGGTAAAGGCTGGGCCTATTTTGACCCCAAAGGCATGCTGATAAAGGATCGCAATGAGAAAAAACGGCTGAACGCAGTCGCCCTGCCGCCAGCCTATAGAGATGCCTGGTATTGCCCAGCCCATAATGGTCATATTCTGGCGACAGGATATGACGATAAAGCGCGCAAGCAATACCGCTATCACCCTGACTTCCGAATGATGAAAGAAGGTGAGAAGTTTGATCGCTGCGGGGCGTTTGGCAAATTGCTGCCGCTGGTGCGTAAACGTGTCGAGCAGGATTTGTCGCAAGAAGGAATTCGGCGCGACCGTGTGATCGCGAGCATTGTGCGCCTGCTTGATCTTGGTTTTGTGCGGATCGGGAACGAGGGCTATGCAAAGCGGAACAAGAATTTCGGAGCCACAACATTAAAACAGCGCCATGCCGAGGTTGATGGAGATGCCATTCACCTGACCTATCGTGGTAAGTCGGGTAAGGACCGCGACATCACGGTAAATGACGAGGCGCTGAGCGAGCTTGTTGAGGAATTGCAGGATTTACCGGGACAGGACCTGTTCCAGTTTGTCGACGAATTCGGCACTCGGCACCCCATCAGCTCCTCGGATGTGAATGCATATTTGCGCGAGACAATGGGCGAGAACTTTACCGCCAAAAGCTTCCGCACCTGGCATGCGAGCGTGCTGGCCTATGCTATGCTTGCATCGACTGATGAGGATCTGGCCATCAAAGATATGCTGGCAGAAGTAAGCGACCGATTGGGCAATACGCCCGCGGTGGTGCGTAGTAGCTATATTCATCCGGCAGTTATTGAGCTGGTGGGCAGGCAGAGAGAATGGCGCAGTGATTTGGATTTGCCGCGCAAGACAAAACACCAGTCCCGACATGAGCGCGGACTGATTGCATTGCTCGAAGAAGCCCCCAGCGCCGAGGAACTGCTTGCAACCTAG
- a CDS encoding NAD(+) synthase produces the protein MTSDTHPFFSAHNHGFVRVATSTPQVRTADVSFNRDAVLTEARRAHDARVDLVVYPELCVSSYAIDDLHLQGALLDAVEAAIGEIVRASRKLSPVMLIGAPLRRNGKVFNCALTIAGGKLLGVVPKSFLPNYREYYEKRWFAHGRSVQGQEIAVAGQTVPFGTDLIFAASNLPGFKVFIEICEDYWSPNPPSTLGALAGATILANLSASNVTIGKSDERHMLARAQSSRAIAAYAYSASGHGESTTDLAWDGQGMIYELGDLIAESERFSLNAELSIADIDCERILSERMRNQTFNDAAEAADCPENWFRTITFEHRTGGGEIGLQRPIRRFPFVPARAHKLDEDCYEAFNIQVDGLMRRLTATKAKSMVIGISGGLDSTHALLVAAKTCDRLGLPRTFIRGYTMPGFGTSDHTKSNAWKLMEAMGITAEEIDIVPAANRMLEDIGHAFANGEPLHDVTFENVQAGLRTDYLFRLSGQHNGFVIGTGDLSELALGWCTYGVGDQMSHYGVNAGVPKTLIQYLIRWTTQTAQFDSATDEILLSILNTEISPELVPADADGAMQSTESKIGPYELNDFFLHHIIRWGQKPSKVAFLAYHAWKDAGCGQWPADFPEAKKNEYDLATIRMWLEKFLWRFFQFSQFKRSALPNGPKVSAGGALSPRGDWRAPSDAVADVWLEELNNGLPPV, from the coding sequence ATGACCAGTGATACGCATCCGTTTTTTAGCGCGCATAATCACGGTTTCGTCCGCGTTGCGACCAGCACACCGCAGGTCCGCACTGCCGATGTCTCCTTCAACCGTGATGCGGTGCTAACTGAAGCGAGGCGGGCACATGATGCTCGCGTAGATCTGGTGGTGTACCCCGAGCTATGCGTCTCCTCCTATGCGATTGACGATCTGCATTTGCAGGGGGCTTTGTTAGATGCAGTAGAGGCGGCGATTGGCGAGATCGTTAGAGCTTCGAGAAAACTGTCGCCCGTCATGCTGATCGGGGCACCATTGCGCCGCAATGGCAAAGTTTTCAATTGCGCGCTGACGATTGCAGGCGGGAAATTGCTAGGCGTGGTGCCCAAGAGCTTCCTGCCAAATTACCGCGAATATTACGAGAAGCGCTGGTTTGCGCACGGTCGCTCGGTTCAAGGGCAAGAGATTGCGGTTGCAGGCCAGACAGTTCCATTCGGAACTGATCTGATCTTCGCCGCGTCGAACTTACCCGGTTTCAAAGTTTTTATCGAGATTTGCGAGGATTACTGGAGCCCCAATCCTCCATCAACATTGGGCGCGCTGGCGGGGGCAACTATTCTCGCTAATCTGTCAGCCTCGAACGTTACTATCGGTAAATCAGATGAGCGGCACATGCTCGCCCGCGCGCAGTCCAGCCGCGCAATTGCTGCCTATGCCTATTCGGCGAGTGGTCACGGCGAAAGCACCACCGATTTGGCGTGGGACGGGCAGGGGATGATATACGAGCTGGGCGATCTGATTGCCGAAAGTGAGCGCTTCAGCCTTAATGCCGAACTCAGCATTGCCGATATAGACTGCGAACGCATCTTATCCGAACGGATGCGAAACCAGACTTTTAACGATGCGGCAGAGGCAGCGGATTGCCCTGAGAATTGGTTCCGTACAATCACTTTCGAGCACAGGACAGGGGGCGGCGAAATTGGTCTGCAGCGCCCGATCCGCCGCTTCCCTTTCGTGCCGGCGCGCGCGCACAAGCTGGATGAGGATTGCTACGAAGCGTTCAATATCCAGGTCGATGGGCTGATGCGCCGCCTGACCGCGACCAAGGCCAAAAGCATGGTCATAGGTATTTCGGGCGGGCTCGACAGCACCCATGCCTTGCTTGTGGCGGCCAAGACCTGCGACCGGCTTGGCCTGCCGCGTACCTTCATTCGCGGCTATACGATGCCCGGTTTCGGGACCTCCGATCACACCAAGAGCAACGCCTGGAAGCTGATGGAGGCGATGGGCATCACGGCGGAGGAAATCGACATTGTACCCGCCGCAAACCGGATGCTGGAAGATATCGGACACGCCTTTGCCAACGGTGAGCCACTGCACGATGTCACGTTCGAAAATGTGCAGGCGGGGCTGAGGACCGATTATCTGTTCCGCCTGTCGGGCCAACATAATGGCTTTGTAATTGGCACCGGCGATCTGTCTGAATTGGCACTCGGTTGGTGTACGTATGGTGTGGGCGATCAAATGAGCCACTACGGCGTCAATGCAGGCGTGCCCAAAACTCTGATCCAATATCTGATCCGCTGGACCACGCAAACGGCACAATTCGATTCGGCGACCGACGAAATCCTGCTGTCGATCCTGAACACCGAAATCAGCCCCGAGCTGGTGCCTGCGGATGCTGATGGAGCGATGCAGAGCACCGAAAGCAAGATCGGGCCGTACGAACTCAACGACTTTTTCCTTCACCACATTATCCGGTGGGGTCAGAAGCCGAGCAAGGTCGCGTTTCTCGCGTACCATGCGTGGAAAGACGCTGGGTGCGGCCAGTGGCCTGCCGATTTTCCCGAAGCTAAGAAAAACGAATATGATCTGGCCACCATCCGCATGTGGCTCGAGAAATTCCTATGGCGCTTCTTCCAGTTCAGCCAGTTTAAACGCAGCGCATTACCCAATGGACCAAAGGTTTCGGCAGGCGGGGCGCTGAGCCCGCGCGGCGATTGGCGCGCACCAAGCGATGCAGTGGCGGATGTGTGGTTGGAGGAACTGAATAACGGATTGCCGCCTGTCTAG
- a CDS encoding MFS transporter, with amino-acid sequence MSGTATGTRLILERSSSLRLFTLFILYVGQGMPIGLFWFAIPAWMAVNGASAADVGSVAALTALPWSLKLVNGFIMDRYTYLAMGRRRIWILGAQTVMIGSLVVAALINPSVTDVAVLGAIGFTVNMATTFQDVAVDGLAVDIMSEDERARGSGMMFGGQSIGIAIATAICGFVIEDYGAPAAFLIVAMIILVLCAYIAAFREREGERAMPWSEGTAHPRNLEIQIEAWWPLLKSTVLSMGKLVSLLWLPVLFGRGILYGGLTGATPLIGANYGGWDTSEIASLTATAGLVAGVLCMTLGGWLGDRFGAKRISIMWCIFQLVMITCMYLGQPYWDNPLLFIAFVYLWISLDLLLTVSALPISMRLCDAKVAATQFTIYMAVSNFGISFGAFMLGKTDELGGLQSIFLIVGAGIAVALALLLFVKYPRRPEFFGIQNRPEVLSAQRPA; translated from the coding sequence ATGAGCGGCACAGCCACTGGTACACGTTTGATCCTTGAACGCAGCAGTTCTCTCAGGCTTTTTACCCTCTTCATCCTTTATGTCGGGCAAGGCATGCCAATCGGGCTGTTCTGGTTCGCGATACCCGCATGGATGGCGGTTAATGGCGCGTCTGCTGCAGATGTAGGATCTGTTGCCGCGCTGACCGCGCTCCCGTGGTCATTAAAACTGGTCAATGGCTTCATTATGGATCGGTATACTTATCTGGCGATGGGGCGCCGGCGGATCTGGATTCTGGGCGCACAGACAGTGATGATCGGTAGCCTGGTGGTGGCAGCGTTGATCAATCCATCAGTGACCGATGTAGCGGTTCTGGGCGCGATCGGCTTTACTGTGAATATGGCCACCACATTTCAGGATGTCGCGGTCGATGGTCTTGCGGTTGATATCATGAGCGAAGACGAGCGCGCTCGCGGTAGCGGGATGATGTTTGGCGGGCAATCCATTGGTATCGCCATTGCGACCGCTATTTGCGGCTTTGTGATTGAAGATTACGGTGCGCCCGCCGCGTTTTTGATCGTCGCTATGATCATATTGGTGCTGTGCGCTTACATCGCCGCTTTTCGCGAACGTGAAGGAGAACGCGCTATGCCCTGGAGCGAAGGCACCGCGCACCCACGCAATCTGGAAATCCAGATTGAAGCTTGGTGGCCGTTGCTCAAATCTACGGTGCTCTCAATGGGTAAGCTTGTAAGCCTGCTTTGGCTTCCTGTCCTGTTTGGCCGGGGGATTTTATACGGTGGCTTAACCGGTGCAACTCCGCTGATTGGCGCCAATTATGGAGGCTGGGACACATCTGAAATTGCCTCTTTGACGGCAACTGCCGGATTGGTTGCAGGCGTGCTTTGTATGACCCTCGGGGGCTGGCTGGGCGACCGGTTCGGGGCCAAGCGGATCAGCATTATGTGGTGCATCTTCCAGCTAGTGATGATCACCTGTATGTATTTGGGCCAGCCCTATTGGGACAACCCGTTGCTATTCATTGCATTCGTCTATTTGTGGATTTCGCTCGATCTGCTGCTAACCGTTTCGGCGCTGCCGATTTCCATGCGGCTGTGCGATGCCAAGGTCGCCGCGACGCAGTTCACCATTTATATGGCAGTAAGCAATTTCGGCATTTCGTTCGGCGCTTTCATGCTGGGCAAGACCGACGAACTGGGAGGCCTGCAGTCGATCTTCCTCATCGTAGGTGCAGGGATTGCGGTAGCGCTGGCTTTGTTACTGTTCGTCAAATATCCGCGTCGTCCTGAATTTTTCGGAATTCAGAACCGTCCCGAGGTTCTGTCCGCCCAACGTCCGGCATGA
- a CDS encoding FMN-dependent NADH-azoreductase gives MSNILHISASIRGTESVSRSLSTKLVEGLAESSGASIVTRDLSVNDLPFIDADRFAANLAPHAERSDEQHTLAAIADVLIDELKAADTIVFGVPIYNFSVPATVKAWADLVARAGTTFRYTESGPVGQLEGKKAYISVASGGTPVGSDMDFMTPWLKFFLGFLGITDVEVVAADGIMGKDGDEKIAAAHDKIEKLAG, from the coding sequence ATGAGCAATATTCTACACATCAGCGCCAGCATTCGCGGCACTGAATCCGTCTCGCGCAGCCTATCGACGAAGCTGGTCGAGGGACTCGCAGAATCGAGCGGAGCGTCGATTGTGACCCGCGATCTCAGCGTTAACGACCTTCCCTTTATCGATGCAGACCGTTTCGCCGCCAACCTTGCTCCTCATGCTGAGAGGTCGGACGAGCAACACACGCTCGCAGCAATCGCGGACGTGCTGATTGACGAATTGAAGGCCGCAGATACTATCGTCTTTGGTGTGCCGATCTACAATTTCTCGGTTCCCGCTACGGTTAAGGCATGGGCAGATCTGGTCGCCCGCGCCGGCACTACCTTCAGATATACAGAGAGCGGCCCGGTTGGTCAGCTCGAAGGTAAGAAAGCCTATATCTCGGTCGCGTCAGGCGGGACTCCGGTCGGCAGCGACATGGATTTCATGACCCCGTGGCTGAAATTCTTCCTCGGTTTCCTCGGCATCACTGATGTCGAAGTAGTCGCCGCAGATGGCATCATGGGCAAAGACGGCGACGAGAAAATCGCGGCAGCGCATGACAAGATAGAAAAACTGGCCGGCTAA